In Acidobacteriota bacterium, the DNA window ACCTCTGTCCCCCTGGCCGCATTCCTCCTGGCGGCCTGCCTGGCCGCCGCCGGCTGCTCCCGCTGGAGCGAGACCGACACCGGCTCCTTCCGCGTCGTCCATAACAACGGGGGACGCACCCTGGCCTACGCCCCGGCCTCGGGGGTGAAGCTGGTAACCGAAAACCGCTTCGCCTTCAAGGACCTCAACCAAAGCGGCGCACTCGACCCGTACGAGGACTGGCGCCTCCCCGCCCGGGAGCGGGCGCGCGACCTCGCGGCGCGGATGACGATCGAGCAGATCGCCGGCCTGATGCTCTACAGCAGCCACCAGGCGGTACCGGCCCCCGATCTCACCGAAGACCAGGTCCGGTTCCTCCGCGAGGACAACGTGCGCCACGTCCTGGTCACCTCGATCGCCGACCCCGAGACCGCGGCGGGGTGGAACAACAACCTCCAGGCACTGTGCGAGAGCGTCCCCCCCGGCATCCCGGCCAACGTCAGCTCCGATCCGCGCCACCTCCCGGTCGCCGACGCCGAATACAACGCCGGGGCGGGGGGCCGGATCTCCATGTGGCCCTCCTCGCTGGGAATGGCCGCCGCCTTCGACCCCGGCCTGGTCCGGGAATTCGGCAGCATCGCCGCGCGGGAGTACCGCGCCCTGGGGATCGCCACCGCCCTCTCGCCCCAGGTCGACCTGGCGACCGACCCGCGCTGGAGCCGGGTGAGCGGCACCTTCGGCGAGCACCCCCGGCTCGCCGCCGACCTGGCGCGCGCCTACGTGGACGGTTTCCAGACTTCCACCGGCGCGGAGGAGATCGAGGAGGGGTGGGGCTACACGAGCGTCAACACCATGGTCAAGCACTGGCCGGGCGGGGGGACCGGGGAGGGGGGGCGCGACGCCCACTACGCCTTCGGCAAATACGCCGTCTACCCCGGCGGCAACTTCGCCCGGCACCTCGTCCCCTTCCTCGAGGGGGCCTTCCGGCTCGAGGGGCCGACCCGCCGGGCTTCCGCCGTGATGCCCTACTACACCATCTCCCACGGGATCGACCCCGGCGGGGAAAACGTGGGGAACAGCTACAGCCGCTACATCATCGACCGCCTGCTGCGCACGGAAGCGGGCTACGACGGGGTGGTCTGCACCGACTGGGGCGTCACCCGCGACGCCCGCGCCGTCGACGGCTTCGGCACGACCCCCTGGGGAGCGGAAGCCCTCACCGTCGCCCAGAGGCATTATAAGATCCTGATGGCGGGGGTGGACCAGTTCGGGGGGAA includes these proteins:
- a CDS encoding glycoside hydrolase family 3 protein, whose protein sequence is MNRTSVPLAAFLLAACLAAAGCSRWSETDTGSFRVVHNNGGRTLAYAPASGVKLVTENRFAFKDLNQSGALDPYEDWRLPARERARDLAARMTIEQIAGLMLYSSHQAVPAPDLTEDQVRFLREDNVRHVLVTSIADPETAAGWNNNLQALCESVPPGIPANVSSDPRHLPVADAEYNAGAGGRISMWPSSLGMAAAFDPGLVREFGSIAAREYRALGIATALSPQVDLATDPRWSRVSGTFGEHPRLAADLARAYVDGFQTSTGAEEIEEGWGYTSVNTMVKHWPGGGTGEGGRDAHYAFGKYAVYPGGNFARHLVPFLEGAFRLEGPTRRASAVMPYYTISHGIDPGGENVGNSYSRYIIDRLLRTEAGYDGVVCTDWGVTRDARAVDGFGTTPWGAEALTVAQRHYKILMAGVDQFGGNNEAGPVLEAWRMGVAEHGEEWMRARMEQSAVRLLTNIFRVGLFENPYLDPGATARTVGSPDFVRAGYAAQLRSVVMVKNRAAALPAARGKTVYLPMKFTPARRGFLGREEPAKLDYPVSRAIAEKYFRVTDDPTAADFALVVVDSPEGGSGYSAEDARRGRNGYRPITLQYRPYRATAARARSLAGGDPLETSTDRSYRGRTARAANERDLETILAARRAMGPKPVVVAVRVSNPMVFAEFEREADAILLCLGIQDQALMEIVSGAAEPSGLLPIGMPADMAEVERQDEDVPFDMKCHVDTEGNAYDFGFGLSWHGVIRDGRTARYPKP